In one Euzebya rosea genomic region, the following are encoded:
- a CDS encoding branched-chain amino acid ABC transporter permease — MSDGILHRARYGTPYLLRDHSDLVRLHPWSIHRVAGWALLAIVILTLPLVASSFFVNVANFVLIAAIGALGLQVVTGMAGQLSLGHAAFLATGAFLAAGLHLHLSVPFWLALPAAGLAGAALGLVSGLPALRLRGLYLGITTLAVQSVVLTVALRYQTYLQDSRGTGADLTVPAPTLGPLLMDDAVAWYPFLIVCTTIAVVWTSNTRRSVLGRAWVAVREGEVAAEALGVPVRGAKVLAFVISGAIGAIAGAISAYYFRSVSVEDFDLVVSVEYLAMIIIGGLGTVQGAVLGAAFVTATPFVVGELVLRLGLQPTLGRHLRSIELGVFAVVTVAFLLFEPRGLSGTWRRFRAYFERWPYGFVDVQRSQR; from the coding sequence GTGTCTGACGGCATCCTGCATCGTGCCCGCTACGGCACGCCGTATCTCCTCCGCGACCATTCCGACCTGGTCCGACTCCACCCCTGGTCGATCCACCGGGTCGCGGGATGGGCCCTGCTGGCGATCGTGATCCTCACCCTCCCTTTGGTCGCGTCCTCCTTCTTCGTCAACGTGGCGAACTTCGTCCTCATCGCCGCGATCGGCGCCCTGGGCCTGCAGGTCGTCACGGGAATGGCCGGCCAGCTCAGCCTGGGTCACGCCGCGTTCCTCGCCACGGGGGCCTTCCTGGCCGCCGGACTCCATCTGCACCTCTCGGTCCCGTTCTGGCTGGCCTTGCCTGCGGCGGGACTTGCCGGGGCGGCGCTGGGTCTCGTCTCCGGCCTGCCGGCGTTGCGTCTGCGGGGCCTCTACCTCGGGATCACCACACTCGCCGTCCAGTCGGTCGTCCTGACCGTCGCGCTTCGTTACCAGACCTACCTGCAGGACTCGCGCGGGACGGGTGCGGACCTCACCGTCCCCGCACCAACCCTGGGTCCCCTCCTGATGGACGACGCGGTCGCCTGGTACCCGTTCCTGATCGTATGCACGACCATCGCGGTGGTCTGGACGTCCAACACCAGGCGGTCTGTCCTCGGGAGGGCCTGGGTTGCCGTCCGAGAGGGCGAGGTCGCCGCGGAGGCTCTCGGTGTGCCGGTCCGAGGAGCCAAGGTGCTCGCATTCGTGATCAGCGGCGCCATCGGCGCGATCGCCGGAGCGATCAGCGCGTACTACTTCCGCAGCGTGAGCGTCGAGGACTTCGACCTGGTCGTCAGCGTGGAGTACCTGGCCATGATCATCATCGGTGGCTTGGGGACAGTCCAGGGTGCTGTCCTCGGCGCCGCCTTCGTGACGGCCACCCCCTTCGTCGTGGGCGAACTGGTGCTTCGACTGGGGCTGCAGCCCACACTAGGCCGACACCTGCGGAGCATCGAGCTCGGCGTGTTCGCGGTTGTCACCGTGGCGTTCCTGCTGTTCGAGCCCCGGGGCCTCAGTGGAACCTGGCGGCGGTTCAGGGCGTACTTCGAGCGCTGGCCGTACGGGTTCGTGGACGTGCAGAGGAGCCAGCGGTGA